A stretch of DNA from Tsuneonella amylolytica:
GCCCCCGACCGCACCGAGACCAGCAGCGGATCGTTCGCATCGCCGAACCGCTTGCCGACACTGCGCTCGATGTGGCCGACCGCTTCGCCCACCGCGCGGCGGAGCTCCGCGGGGAACTCGCCCCCTTCGTTGAGGTAGCGGACGCATTCCTCGGTCGTGATCGTGAAGCCGGGGGGCACCGGCAGGCCGATGTCGGCCATCTCGGCAAGGTTCGCGCCCTTGCCGCCGACGATCGTCTTGTCCTTCGCGCGCGGGTCGCCGGAGGTGGCGCCGCCGCCGAATGGATAGACCGTCTGCAAATCGCTTACCTTCCCTGTCACGCCGATCCGGGATATTATCCGATACCGGTCCGGCAACCCAAACCATTGCCCGTGTTGAACTTTCGGGCAATTGCGGGGGTCGCGTTTGTCACCTTCCGCCCGTCACCCTTCGATCTTGCCGAAATCCGCCACGCGGTGCACCGCATCGCGAAAGGCGCCGAGTAGATCGAGCCGCGCCGATCGCCTGGCCGGATCGGCATCGTTCACCGTCACGTTTTCAAAGAACCGGTCGATCGGCGCGCGAAGCGTAGCCAGCGCCGCCATCGCCCCGGCGAAATCCTCCGCCTCGACCGCCGCGGCGGCGCGCGGCCCCGCAATGTCGAGCGCATCCATCAGCGCCTTTTCGTCCGGCTCGGGCGTGTAGGAAAGCTGTTTGTCGGTTTCGAGCTTCGCCCGCACGACCGCCGCCATTTCCGGGTCGTCGACGAGCGCCAGCGGGTCCTCTTCGCCGGTGCGCGGGATGCCTTGCGTGGTGTTGGCGCCGTGCCAGCCTTCCTTCTTGAGGATGTTCGCCGCGCGCTTGTACCCGGCCAGCAGGTTCGCGCCGTCCTCGGTGCCCATGAACGCCTGCAGCGCATGGACCCGCGCGAGTAGGCGGACGAGATCGTCCTCGCCGGAGTCCTCGTCATTTTTGGGCGCGAACACCGCGTCGATCAGGTCGTGGCGGACACCGGCTTCGCGCTGCTGGACCTTGAGGCGGTCCGCGAAGAATTCGAGCAATTCGCCATCGGCAATCGGCATCCGCAGGCCATTGGCCTGCACGATCCGGATAACGCCGAGCGCTGCGCGGCGAAGCGCGAACGGGTCCTTCGACCCGGTCGGCTTTTCGTCGATCGCGAAGAAGCTGCGGAGCGTATCCAACTTGTCCGCTAGGCTCACCGCCACCGTCACCGGCGCGGTGGGGACTTCGTCACCCTGCCCGACCGGCTTGTAGTGGTCGCGGATGGCGTCGGCGACGGCATCCGGCAGACCCTCGGCGCGGGCGTAGTAGCCGCCCATCAGACCCTGCAGTTCGGGGAATTCGCCGACCATTTCGGTGACGAGGTCGGCCTTGGCGAGCTGCGCGGCCTGCTCGGCCTGGTCCGCCAACTCCTCTTTCGTCATCCCAGCGGAAGCTGGGATCGCGGGCGAGGTGGCGCTGCTATCGAGAGCGGTCCCAGCTTTCGCTGGGACGACGATATCGGATTCGACCAGCCAGCGTGCGAGCTTCGCTACCCGGTCGACCTTGTCGGCGACGGTGCCGAGCTTTTCGTGGAACGTGATCCGCTCGAGCTTCTTCGCGTGATCGGCGAGCGGCGTCTTGCGGTCCTGCTCCCAGAAGAAACGCGCATCGGACAGGCGCGCCGCGAGGACCTTGCGGTTGCCGTCGACGATCGCCGCGCCGCCGTCCGCCGCCTCGATATTGGCGGTGCAGACGAAGGCGTTTGCCAATTTTCCGTCCGCGGAGTTGCACACGAAATATTTCTGGTTGGTCCGCGCGGTGAGCTGGATCACCTCGGGCGGGACGTCGAGATAGGCCTCGTCGAACCGGCCCAGCAGGGGCACCGGCCATTCGGTGAGGCCTGCGTTCTCGATCACCAGCCCCTCGTCCTCGACGAGCGTCAGGCCGGCGTCGGCGGCGGCCTTTGCAGCTTCGGCGCGGATCGTGTCCTGCCGCTCGGCATCGTCGACGATGACGTGGCAGGCGCGCAGCTTCTCGGCATAGTCGTGCGCGCCGCCGATGGTGACCGGGCGGTTCGAGTGAAAGCGATGGCCCATCGTCGCGTAGCCTGAAACGACCGGACCGACCTCGCACTCGACGAGATCTTCGCCGAGGATCGCGACGATCCCCGACAGCGGGCGCACCCAGCGCAAGGACTCGGTCGAGAGCGACGCCTCGCCCCAGCGCATCGATTTGGGCCAAGGGAAGGCGCGGACGATCGACGGGATTGCCTCGGCCAGCACTTGGCGCGTGGCGCGCCCGGGCTTGTCGATCACCGCGAAATATGTGTTGCGGCCCTTGACCTCGCGCAGCTCGAGTTGGTCGCGGGTGACGCCGGCCTTGCGGCAGAACCCGTCGATGGCGGCATCGGGCGCGCCTTCGGGCGGGCCCTTGGCCTCTTCCCTGACCGCCGCGGTCGCGTGCGGCAGGTCCTTCGCGATCAGCGCGAGGCGGCGCGGGGTGGACCATACGGTCACCTCGCCCACCGCGACGCCCGCCGCGTCCATCTCGGTAAGGAACAGGCGTTCGAGATCGGCGCGCGCCCCAGCCTGCATGCGCGCGGGGATTTCCTCGCTACGCAGTTCGAGGAGGAAGTCGCTCCGGTCTTCGGTGCCGCTCATGCCGACCACCCCGGATATTCGGCGGCCCAGCGGCCGGCTTCCTTCGCCATGTAGGCCTCGCAGCTTCCCCGCGCGAGGTCGCGCACGCGGCCCATGTAGCTGGCGCGTTCCTGCACGCTGATCACGCCGCGCGCCTGCAGCAGGTTGAACGCGTGGCTCGCCTCGATCGCCTGCTCGTAGGCGGCGATGGGGACATCATGGGCCAGCGCGTTGCGGCACTCCGCCTCAGCCTTGGCGAACAGATCGAACAGCGCGTCGGTATCGGCAACCTCGAAGTTCCACTTCGACATCTGGCGCTCGTTTTCGAGAAAGACCTGGCCGTAGCTGGTCCCGCGCCCGTCGAAATCCAGATCGTACACGTTGTCGACGCCCTGAATGTACATTGCGAGGCGTTCAAGACCGTAGGTCAGCTCGCCGGCGACAGGCTTGCAGTCGAAGCCGCCCATCTGCTGGAAGTAGGTGAACTGCGTCACCTCCATTCCGTCGCACCAGACCTCCCAACCCAGCCCCCACGCGCCCAGCGTTGGGCTTTCCCAGTCGTCCTCCACGAAGCGGATGTCGTGCTTCAGCGGGTCGATGCCGATCTCGACGAGGCTTTGCAGGTACAGATCCTGCAGGTTCGCCGGGCTGGGCTTCAGGATGACCTGGTACTGATAGTAATGCTGCAGCCGGTTGGGGTTCTCGCCATATCGCCCATCGGTGGGGCGGCGGCAGGGCTGCACGAACGCGGCGTTCCACGGCTCCGGCCCCAGCGCGCGCAGCGTCGTCGCGGTGTGGAACGTGCCGGCCCCCATCCGCATGTCGTAGGGCTGGAGGATCAGGCAGCCGTTCGCGCTCCAGAAATCGTGGAGCGTGAGGATCATGTCCTGGAAGGACTTGGACGGGTCGCGCGCAGTCATTGTGCGGCGCGCAATGGCAGGGCGGTTTGGGACGGTCAACAACGGCGCACTTGAAGTCGGGACGCAGCCGCCCCAACCTAGCCGGTACGATGGACGGTACCTTCTTCTCGCACCTGCGCAAACGCGCATCGGTCGCGATCGCCGCAGCCGGTGCGCTGCTCGTCTCCGCCTGCGCGACGGTGCCCGTCGCCGAGCCCGCGCCCCGGGTCGAAGGGCCCGCGCTGTGGAAGGTGGTCGACGCCGACACCACGATCTACCTGTTCGGTACGGTGCACGCCCTGCCAAAGAACGTGCCGTGGATGCGCGGCGCGATCGGCCCGGCGCTCGAAAGCGCGGACACGCTGGTGACCGAGGTCGACATCTCCAACCCCGACGTGAACGCGATGCAAAAGGTCGTGCTGGAAAAGGGCGTGCTGCCCGCTGGCCAGACCTTGCGCGGCCTGCTCACTCCCGCGCAGCGCGCCACTTACGAAACGGCGATCGTCAAGCTGGGAATGCCGGTCGAGGCGTTCGACCGGTTCGAACCGTGGTACGCCTCGCTGATGTTCGCACTCGTCCCGCTGGCGAAGGCCGGAATCGTGGGCGAGAACGGCGTGGAGAAGACGCTGGCGAGCGGCGCCGGCGCGACGAAGAAGCGCGCTGCGCTGGAAACCATCGACTACCAGCTGTCGCTGTTCGACGAACTGCCGCAGGACGCGCAGATCGATTACCTGATGAAGGTGATCGAGGGGAACGGCGACATCAAGGCGCAGCTCGAAAAGATGATGGCCGAGTGGCTGGCCGGCGATGCCGATGGGCTGGCCGACCTGATGAACGAGGATTTCGAAGGCGACAGCGCGCTGCTCGAACGCCTGCTCTATCAGCGCAACGTGACCTGGGCGGGATGGATTGCCGATCGCCTGGCGACGCCGGGCACGGTGTTCGTTGCGGTCGGGGCCGGCCACCTTGCCGGGCCGAAGAGCGTACAGGCCGCCCTCGCCGCGCGCGGTATCCAGACGACCCGCGTCCAGTGATCCGCGCGCTCGCCGCGTTCGCGATCGCCGCGGCGCTGGCCGCTTGCGGACGGGATCCGGCGCCCGACCTGCCCGCCCCCACGCCCGCGCTGTGGAGCGTGACCGCGCCCGATGGGCGGCCGGCGGGTTGGCTGTTCGGCACGATCCACGCGCTGCCCGATGGGGCGAACTGGCGCACGTCCGGGATCGAGAAGGCGATCGTCGATGCCGACCTGCTGGTGGTGGAGGCAAAGGGCCTCGACGATTCGCGCAAGCTGTCGGCCACCTTCACCCGGCTGTCGCATTCCGACGGGCTGCCGCCGCTGTCCGAGCGGGTCGCGCCGGCCCTGCGCGAACGGCTCCGTTCGCTGCTGGCCAAAGGCGGCTACCGCGAGGCGGACTTCAAGGCGACCGAGACGTGGGCCGCGGCGATCACCCTGGCCCAACTCGCCGACGATTCGATCGGCGAGAACGGTGTCGACCGTGCGCTGATTAAGGATTTCGGCGCGCGTCCGGTCGAGGAACTGGAGGGGATCGAGGGCCAGTTCGCGATCTTCGACACCCTGCCCGAGGCCGACCAGCGCGACCTGCTCGGCGCGGTGGTGGAGGACGACACGATGGACGCCGAGGACAGCGCGAAGCTCGCCCGGTTGTGGCTCGCCGGCGACATGGACGCCATCGCGAAGGAGGGGGACGAGGGTATGCTCGCCGATCCCGATTTGCGCGAAGCCCTGCTGGTCCGCCGGAACAAGGCGTGGGCCGCGAAGCTGGAGGCGCTATTCGCCTCCGGCCGCAAGCCGCTCGTCGCGGTGGGCGCGGCTCACATGGCCCCGCCCTCCGGCCTGCCCGAGTTGCTGACGGCGCGCGGCTACACGGTCCGGCGGGTGCGCTGATGCGCCCCGGCGGCCTTGCTTTTGCGGGCTGTCCCCGCTAACGGCGCGCGGTCCGGCGTCATGGTCATCCCTGGAGGCGTGGCGGACCGGATGTTCAGTACACTTCGAAAGGCAATACCATGAGCGACGCTCTGACCCTGCCGGCCGAGGCGCGCGAACGGGCTGGCAAGGGAGCCTCCCGTCATCTGCGCCGCGAAGGCCGCGTTCCCGCCGTTATTTACGGCGGCAGCGAAGAACCCACCATGATTCACGTCGAGGCGAAGGAACTGGTCCGCCAGCTCGGCACCGGCCACTTCATGAACTCGATCGTCATGATCGACCTCGGCGGCAAGTCGCTGCGCACCCTGCCCAAGGATGTCGCGTTCGACCCGGTCACCGATCGCCCGATCCACGTCGACTTCCTGCGCCTCGCCAAGAACGCCAAGATCCAGGTCGCCGTGCCGGTCGTGTTCCTCAACGAGGAAGCAAGCCCCGGCCTCAAGAAGGGCGGCGTGCTCAACGTCGTGCGCCACGACCTCGAACTCGTCTGCGAAAGCGACAAGATCCCCGACCAGATCGAGATCGACGTGACCGGCAAGGACGTGGGCGATTCGATCCACATCAGCGAAGTCACGCTGCCGGCCGGCGCCGAAAGCGCCATCACCGACCGCGACTTCACCATCGCCACCCTGGTCGCCCCCTCGGCGCTCAAGAAGGCCGAAGGTGCCGAAGCCGCTTCGGGCGACGGTGCTGGTTCCGACATGGAAGCCGGCGAAACCGCCGCGACCGAACAGGGCGTCGACGACGATGCCGCGCTCGAGCAGGAAGAGAAGAGCGAGTAAGCTCTCCCTCTTTGCCACGGCAAAAACACACGATGCGCCGGTCCAGCGATGGGCCGGCGTTTCGCGTTCAAGGGGAGGCGAATTCAATGCAGCGTGTACTCGTCATCGGATCGCCCGGAGCAGGCAAATCCACCTTTGCCCGCGCACTGGCGAGGCGGACGGGTCTGCCCCTCATCCACCTCGATGCCGAGTTCTGGCTGCCCCATTGGACCGAGCGCGACGAGACCGAATGGCAGACGAAGCTGTCCGGGCTGGTTGAAGGAAACCGGTGGATCATCGACGGGAATTACGGAAGCAGTCTGCCCGTGCGGTTTGCACGCGCCGATACGGTGTTCTTTCTCGACTATCCCACCGCGACCTGCCTTGTGCGTGCCGTCAAACGTATCGTGACGAGCCACGGCAGGGTGCGCGCGGATTCCGCGCCCGACTGTGCCGAGCGATTTGACCTTGCGTTCCTGAATTACATCACGCTGTTCAGGCGAAGGAAGCGTCGCAAGATCATTGCGTGCCTGGACCGGTTCGGGGGCACCACGGCGGTGTTCCGCCGGCCTGTCGAGGCGGAGGCCTTCCTCGACCGGCTGGCATAGGCTAGGCGGCCGCCATGCAAATCTGGGCAGGTCTGGGCAATCCGGGCGGGCAGTATGCGCTGCACCGCCACAACGTGGGCTTCATGGCGATGGATGCCATCGCCGAGGTGCACGGCTTCGCGCCCGAGGCCAAGAAGTTTTCCGGCTGGGTGCGCGAGGGACGCATCGGGAGCGTGAAGGTACTGCTGCTGAAGCCTGCCACCTTCATGAACGAAAGCGGGCGCGCGGTGGGCGAGGCGCTGCGGTTTTACAAGCTGGGGGTGGAGGACCTCACCGTCTTCCATGACGAGCTCGATCTTGCCCCGATGAAGGTCAAGGCGCGCACCGGAGGGGGGCTGGCGGGGCATAACGGCCTGCGAAGCATCAACCAGCATTTCGGCCCGGACTTCCGCCGCGTGCGGATCGGGATCGGCCATCCCGGGCACAAGGATCGGGTGACCGGCCACGTCCTCGGCAACTATGCCAAGGCGGAAATGGACCCCCTCGCCGACATGCTGGCCGCCATCGCCGCCGAAGCGCACTGGCTGGCCGAGGGTGACGAGGCCCGCTTCATGAGCGACGTGGCTCTGCGACAGCAAGACTGATGGGCGAGCGCAAACCGCTTCCCAACGGCAGTCTGGCGTTGCTGATGGGCATGCAGGCGGCGTTCTTCACCCTGCTTGGCTTCATCGCGTGGAGCCTTTCCGGACGCTCGGCCTCCCGGTTCGTCGAGATAACGCCCACAGCGCTGCTCTCGGGGTTCGGCCTGGGTCTCGGCCTGATCCTCGTCGGCGCGCTGGTACAATGGCTTGCGCCGCACCTGTTCGAGCGGGTCGCCCGTCTCCAGCACGGCACGGCCAAGCTGCTCGGCGGGAGGCAGGACTTAAAAATGTTCGCCTGGATTTCCCTCTGCGCCGGCATCGGCGAGGAGGCGCTGTTCCGAGGTGGGCTGCAGACCCTGCTCGCCGACTACCTCGGCGACACAGCGGCCGTACTCCTTGCAGCCGCTGCTTTCGCCCTCGTCCATTTCGCGAAGCCGCCGATCGCTGCGGTGATCTTCGCCTTAGGATGTCTATTCGGCGCGGTCTACGCGGCGACCGGCAGTCTCGCGACGGTCATGGTCGGCCATTTCGTCTACGATGTCTGGGCGCTCCGAGCCCTTTTCGAGACGCTGGACCGGCTCCATCCGGAATCGCCGACGATCCACTAAAGGTCGATTTTAGCTCCCGCCTTAGGCGTCCAGCCCAGCGCGTTCATGCAACCGATGAAGAAGTCGCGCTTCGCATCGACCCCGGTCACGAATTCGACTTGGTCGAAACAGGTCTTTTCCGCCTGACGGTACGGCGTGCCGAGACGCGGGCCGTTCCACTGGTCTCCGTTCGACGTCTGACAGGCGGCGAGGAGGATCGCCGGGGCGAGGAGGACGGCAAGGCGCTTCATCGCGCGGCACCATAATGCCGCGAAGCGCGCTGTCATCTTCCTTTATCACGGCGCGCTCGCTAAGGGCGGCGGCACGTCCCCCACCTTCCCGGAGTTACCGATGGGTTTCCGTTGCGGAATCGTCGGGCTGCCCAATGTCGGCAAGTCCACGCTGTTCAATGCCCTTACCGAAACGCAGGCTGCGCAGGCCGCGAACTATCCGTTCTGCACGATCGAGCCCAACGTCGGGCAGGTCGCCGTGCCGGACGAGCGGCTCGATCAGATCGCCGCGATCGCGGGCAGCGCGAAGATCGTGCCGACCCAGCTCGCCTTCGTCGACATCGCGGGCCTGGTGAAGGGCGCGAGCAAGGGCGAAGGCCTCGGCAACCAGTTCCTCGGCAACATCCGCGAAGTGGACGCGATCGTTCACGTCCTGCGCTGTTTCGAGGACGACGACATCCAGCACGTCGCCAACAAGGTCGATCCCATCGCCGATGCCGAGGTTGTCGAGACCGAGCTGATGCTTGCCGACCTCGAAAGCCTGGAAAAGCGCGTCCCCGCCGCCCAGAAGAAGGCGACCGGCGGCGACAAGGAAGCCAAGGTCATGGCCAGCGTGCTCGGCCAGGCGCTGGAATTGCTGCGCGAGGGCAAGCCCGCCCGTCTCACCCAGCCCAATGGCGACGACGAGGAGCGCGTGTTCGCGCAGGCCCAGTTGCTGACCGCCAAGCCCGTCCTCTACGTCTGCAACGTGGCGGAAGACGACGCGGCCGAAGGCAACGCGCTCTCGGCGCAGGTCTTCGCGAAGGCCGAGGCGGAAGGCGCGCAGGCTGTCGTTGTTTCTGCCGCGATCGAAAGCGAACTCGTTTCGATGCCGGCGGAAGACCGGGCGGAATACCTCACCGAACTGGGCCTGACCGAGAGCGGCCTCAGCCGGGTGATCCGCGCCGGTTATCGCCTGCTCGGCCTCCAGACGTTCTTCACCGCCGGGCCCAAGGAAGCCCGCGCATGGACTTATCCCGCCGGGGCCAAGGCCCCGCAGGCCGCCGGCGAAATCCACACCGATTTCGAACGCGGCTTCATCCGGGCTGAGACCATCGCCTTCGACGATTACGTGGCGCTGAAGGGCGAAAGCGGCGCGCGCGAGGCGGGCAAGCTGCGGCAGGAGGGCAAGGAATACCTCGTGCAGGACGGCGACGTGATGATGTTCAAGTTCAACGTCTGATCGCCGACGGACGATCGGGCGGGCACAATCCGCCGGGTCGTCCGTTGCCCCTGCCAAAGGGGAGATACCGATGGACGTCGACAAGTCGAAGCAATTCATCACGCTCGTGCGCCTCGGCTACGCCGCACGGGGCGTGACCTACATCCTGCTGGGTTACCTGGCGCTGAGCACGCGGGGCGCGGCGAAGGAAGGCGCGTCGTCGGTGTACGATTACCTGCAGGAAGTGCCGTTCGGCACGCCGCTCCTGTGGATTATCGCGCTCGGCCTGCTCGCTTACGCGGCGTTCAAGTACGTATCGGCCTTCGCCGACATCCAGCATCGCGGCAGCGACGGCAAGGGTCTTGCCAAGCGCATTGGCGACGCCGCGAGCGGTGTGGCGCACACCTTCCTCGCCTATGCCGCCTATCAGTTCGCGACCGGCGACAAGCAGGCCGCGTCCGGCGGGCAGAGCCAGGAAATGGCCTCGGGCGTGCTGGCCTGGGAAGTCGGCGCGGTGATCATCGGCATCGTTGGCCTGGGCTTCCTCGCCGGAGCGTTCATGCAGGGCAAGAACGCGGTCACGGGCGATTTTATGAAGCATATCGCAGGTCGTGCGCCCTCGGCGGTCGAAGCGGTCGGCCGGGCGGGAAGCGCCGCGCGCGCGGTCGTCTTCGCGCTGATTGGATGGTCGCTGATACAGTCGGCGTGGCTGTCCCAATCGGAGAGGGTCAGCGGCCTCGGCGAAGCGATCATGGGCCTGCGCGACAATGGCGTTATCTACACCCTGGTGGCGATCGGGCTGCTGATGTTCGGCGTGTTCAGCCTGGTCACCGCGCGGTACCGCATCATCCCCGACATCCGGAAGGGCGATCTCAAGCCGAAGCTGTAGGCTCGTCGAACGCGGCTAGGATGGGGCATGGCCCCGCCCCGCCCTTCGCGCAGTCAGCCGCGAGGCGCGACAGGCTCGCACGGGCCTGCTCGAGCCGCGCGATCTCCAGGTCGAGCGCGGCGATCCGCTCGCGGGCCATTTCGCGAGCACGAGGCCGGTCGTCGATGCGGTCGAGGTGGATCAGCTCGGCAATCTCGGCCAGCGTGAACCCCGCCGCCTGCGCCCCGCGCACGTAGCGCAGCCGCCGAACGTCGTCGGGTCCGTAGTGGCGACCGCCCGCGGCATCGCCCGCTGGCGACGCGAGCAGTCCCTTGCGCTGGTAGAAACGCACCGTCTCGACGCCCACCCCGCCCTGTTTGGCGAGTTCGGAAATGCGCAGCGCAACCATCGCTTGACTCCGTACCGTAGTACGGAAGGTATAGGACTTCGCATGAAGGATGCAAAGACCGCGACCCTGGCCCGCATGGTCATGGATAAACACATCTGCCCCTACGGCGTGAAGTCGAAGTGGTTGCTGGAAAAGCACGGCTACACGGTCGACGACCAGTGGCTGACCACTCGCGAGCAGACCGACGCCTACAAGGCCGAACACGGCGTCGAAACCACACCGCTGACGATCATCGATGGCAAGCAGATCGGCGGATACACCGACCTGCTCAGGTTCTTCGGCAACCCGCTGCCCGACAAGGACGCGACAAGCTACAAGCCGGTCGTCGCCGTCTTCGCGATCGCGGCCGGTCTGGCCTTGGCCGTCAGCTATGCCACGGTAGGCTCGCCCTTGACCGTCCGGGCGGCCGAATGGTTCGTCAGCTTTTCGATGGCGATCCTTGCCATGCTGAAGCTGCAAGATGTCGAGAAGTTCTCGACGATGTTCGTCGGCTACGACCTGCTGGCGCGGCGCTGGGTGCCCTACGCCTACGCCTATCCTTTCCTCGAGGCGCTGGCGGGCATCCTGATGGCGGCACGCGCGCTCGATTGGCTGTCGATACCCGTCGCGCTGTTCATCGGCAGCATTGGCGCGGTCAGCGTGTTCTACGCAGTCTACGTGCAGAAGCGCGAGCTCAAGTGCGCCTGCGTGGGCGGGTCGAGCAACGTGCCGCTGGGCTTCGTTTCACTCACCGAGAACCTGTTCATGATCGGCATGGCGGTCTGGATGCTGGCGCATGGCTGAGGAGAGACCGATGGACCAAAATTCCGAAAAGCCCGCGATGGGCTACGGCCGGTTTGCCGCGATGATCGCGGTTTCCACGGTCGTGATGTACGGTCTCATGTACCTCAACACTTACGCGACGAGCCACATCTGGTGGAGCCAGACGCGCGCGTGGATGGCGTTGCTCATGGGCGCCGTGATGGCGGTGATCATGCTCGGCTTCATGCGCAAGATGTATCCGAGCCGGTCGACCAATCTTGCGATCTTCGGCGGAGCGATCGCGGTCTTCGCCCTGTCCCTATGGCTGGTCCGAAGCCAGGAGACGGTCGACGACGTCAGTTACATGAAGGCGATGATCCCGCACCACTCGATCGCGATCATGACGAGCGAGCGCGCGCACATCAAGGATCGCGAGGTGCGCAAGCTGGCCGACGCGATCATCGATGCGCAGATTCGCGAGATTGCCGAGATGAAGGCAATGATCGCCCAGCTCGAGGCGAGCCCCGTCCCCGCCGGTGCGCCCGACCTGCCGAGCTACCGCGACGCCGACCGACCGCCCCCGCCGCCTCAGACAGACGAGTCGACCGGCATCGACACCCAGAAACCCATCAACTGAAAGACCGACTGATGCTTCGTTCCACGACGGCCATCGCCGCCGCGCTTGCCGCTGCCTCGCTTGCCAACCCCGTTTCGGCGCAGGACCATTCCGGGCACGCGATGCCCGCCCCGGCACCGGCACCGACTTCGACGCCGCCGACCGCGCCGGTCGATCATACCCGCATGGACCATGGCGCGATGGACCACGGGGCGATGGATCACTCCCAGATGGATCACTCCCAGATGGACCACGGGGCCATGGGACATGCCGGGATGGATCACGCTGCGATGGGGCATGAAATGGCCCACTCCGGCGAGGGCTCCGGCACCGCGCGCCTCCCCGTGAACGAGAGCATGAACCACGGCGCTATGGTGAGTCTCGGGGGCGATACCACCCTGATGCTCCACGGGTTCGTGTGGCCGGTGTATACCGACCAGACCGGGCCGCGCGGAGACGACAAGTTCTACGTCCAGTCGATGGGCATGGCGACGCTGAACGGCGAATTCGCCGGTGGCCGCTGGATGGCACGCACGATGATGAGCCTCGAGCCCGCCATGCGCCACGACGGCTACCCCAACCTGTTCGCCACCGGCGAGGTTGCCTATGGCGAGCCGCTGGTCGATCGCCAGCATCCGCACGACCTGTTCATGGAGCTGGCCGGGCGGGTCGATTTCGACATCGCGGACGGCACCACCGCTTTTCTGTACGGCGGCCCGGTCGGCGAGCCCGCGCTGGGGCCCAGTTCGTTCATGCACCGCGCCAGCGCCCGCTACAATTCCGAAGCGCCGATCACCCACCACTGGTTCGATTCCACCCACATCACCTACGGCGTCGTGACCGCCGGCGTGGCCGCGCGCCGGTTCCAGCTGGAAGGCAGCGCCTTCCGCGGGCGCGAACCCGACGAGTTCCGCTGGAACATCGAGACGCCGAAGCTGGATTCCTGGTCGGTCCGGGCGAGCTTCGCGCCGTCGGACGCGCTTATGTTTCAGGCGAGCTACGGCTTCCTGAAGTCGCCCGAGGAACTCCATGCCGACGAGAACGAGAAGCGCACGACGGCATCGGTGCATTACAACAACGGACGCGGGCTGTCGGCCACCGGCGCGTTCAGCGCGAAGAAGCTGGTCGAGGCGGACGGCAGCGGCTCCGAACCCGTTCTCACCGCGTGGCTCGGCGAAGTAAACTACGACATCACCGACCATCACACCGTGTTCGGCCGGATCGAGAACGTCCGCAACGCCGAGCTCTTCCCCGATCATTCCGACCCGCTGCACGACCGGTCGTTCCGGGTGACGAAGTTCCAGGCCGGTTACGCCTATCGCCTGCCGCTGGGTCCGGTGAACCTCGCTCTCGGCGGGACGGTCTCGGCATTCG
This window harbors:
- the glyS gene encoding glycine--tRNA ligase subunit beta, whose protein sequence is MSGTEDRSDFLLELRSEEIPARMQAGARADLERLFLTEMDAAGVAVGEVTVWSTPRRLALIAKDLPHATAAVREEAKGPPEGAPDAAIDGFCRKAGVTRDQLELREVKGRNTYFAVIDKPGRATRQVLAEAIPSIVRAFPWPKSMRWGEASLSTESLRWVRPLSGIVAILGEDLVECEVGPVVSGYATMGHRFHSNRPVTIGGAHDYAEKLRACHVIVDDAERQDTIRAEAAKAAADAGLTLVEDEGLVIENAGLTEWPVPLLGRFDEAYLDVPPEVIQLTARTNQKYFVCNSADGKLANAFVCTANIEAADGGAAIVDGNRKVLAARLSDARFFWEQDRKTPLADHAKKLERITFHEKLGTVADKVDRVAKLARWLVESDIVVPAKAGTALDSSATSPAIPASAGMTKEELADQAEQAAQLAKADLVTEMVGEFPELQGLMGGYYARAEGLPDAVADAIRDHYKPVGQGDEVPTAPVTVAVSLADKLDTLRSFFAIDEKPTGSKDPFALRRAALGVIRIVQANGLRMPIADGELLEFFADRLKVQQREAGVRHDLIDAVFAPKNDEDSGEDDLVRLLARVHALQAFMGTEDGANLLAGYKRAANILKKEGWHGANTTQGIPRTGEEDPLALVDDPEMAAVVRAKLETDKQLSYTPEPDEKALMDALDIAGPRAAAAVEAEDFAGAMAALATLRAPIDRFFENVTVNDADPARRSARLDLLGAFRDAVHRVADFGKIEG
- a CDS encoding glycine--tRNA ligase subunit alpha; protein product: MTARDPSKSFQDMILTLHDFWSANGCLILQPYDMRMGAGTFHTATTLRALGPEPWNAAFVQPCRRPTDGRYGENPNRLQHYYQYQVILKPSPANLQDLYLQSLVEIGIDPLKHDIRFVEDDWESPTLGAWGLGWEVWCDGMEVTQFTYFQQMGGFDCKPVAGELTYGLERLAMYIQGVDNVYDLDFDGRGTSYGQVFLENERQMSKWNFEVADTDALFDLFAKAEAECRNALAHDVPIAAYEQAIEASHAFNLLQARGVISVQERASYMGRVRDLARGSCEAYMAKEAGRWAAEYPGWSA
- a CDS encoding TraB/GumN family protein; its protein translation is MKSGRSRPNLAGTMDGTFFSHLRKRASVAIAAAGALLVSACATVPVAEPAPRVEGPALWKVVDADTTIYLFGTVHALPKNVPWMRGAIGPALESADTLVTEVDISNPDVNAMQKVVLEKGVLPAGQTLRGLLTPAQRATYETAIVKLGMPVEAFDRFEPWYASLMFALVPLAKAGIVGENGVEKTLASGAGATKKRAALETIDYQLSLFDELPQDAQIDYLMKVIEGNGDIKAQLEKMMAEWLAGDADGLADLMNEDFEGDSALLERLLYQRNVTWAGWIADRLATPGTVFVAVGAGHLAGPKSVQAALAARGIQTTRVQ
- a CDS encoding TraB/GumN family protein, whose protein sequence is MIRALAAFAIAAALAACGRDPAPDLPAPTPALWSVTAPDGRPAGWLFGTIHALPDGANWRTSGIEKAIVDADLLVVEAKGLDDSRKLSATFTRLSHSDGLPPLSERVAPALRERLRSLLAKGGYREADFKATETWAAAITLAQLADDSIGENGVDRALIKDFGARPVEELEGIEGQFAIFDTLPEADQRDLLGAVVEDDTMDAEDSAKLARLWLAGDMDAIAKEGDEGMLADPDLREALLVRRNKAWAAKLEALFASGRKPLVAVGAAHMAPPSGLPELLTARGYTVRRVR
- a CDS encoding 50S ribosomal protein L25/general stress protein Ctc — encoded protein: MSDALTLPAEARERAGKGASRHLRREGRVPAVIYGGSEEPTMIHVEAKELVRQLGTGHFMNSIVMIDLGGKSLRTLPKDVAFDPVTDRPIHVDFLRLAKNAKIQVAVPVVFLNEEASPGLKKGGVLNVVRHDLELVCESDKIPDQIEIDVTGKDVGDSIHISEVTLPAGAESAITDRDFTIATLVAPSALKKAEGAEAASGDGAGSDMEAGETAATEQGVDDDAALEQEEKSE
- a CDS encoding AAA family ATPase, with the protein product MRRSSDGPAFRVQGEANSMQRVLVIGSPGAGKSTFARALARRTGLPLIHLDAEFWLPHWTERDETEWQTKLSGLVEGNRWIIDGNYGSSLPVRFARADTVFFLDYPTATCLVRAVKRIVTSHGRVRADSAPDCAERFDLAFLNYITLFRRRKRRKIIACLDRFGGTTAVFRRPVEAEAFLDRLA
- the pth gene encoding aminoacyl-tRNA hydrolase; translation: MQIWAGLGNPGGQYALHRHNVGFMAMDAIAEVHGFAPEAKKFSGWVREGRIGSVKVLLLKPATFMNESGRAVGEALRFYKLGVEDLTVFHDELDLAPMKVKARTGGGLAGHNGLRSINQHFGPDFRRVRIGIGHPGHKDRVTGHVLGNYAKAEMDPLADMLAAIAAEAHWLAEGDEARFMSDVALRQQD